In Gossypium arboreum isolate Shixiya-1 chromosome 5, ASM2569848v2, whole genome shotgun sequence, a single genomic region encodes these proteins:
- the LOC108450664 gene encoding cytochrome P450 71D10-like has product MEFRISLFQLLISFLLVLFMVITSVRKSKAKNLTQKLIPGPWKLPLIGNLHQLAASGLPHRTLRDLATKHGDFMHLQLGQVSTVVVSSPEMAKEIMKTHDIVFANRPFLVVAKITTYECTDIVFAPYGTYWRNLRKICTSELLSAARVASFRSIREEEVLNLVETIKSNEGLAVNLTEKVFSMSYAITARAAFGKKCKDQEAFISVVAEESKVNSGFFVSEFFPSLKFLDVVSGLKHRVEKIHGETDRIVGNIVNDHKESRAKGRSEDEYREDLVDLLLRLQEDGEFPLTDNNIKAILFDVFSAGSETSATAVEWAMSEMIKNPRVMTKAQAEVRQVFEGKGNVDETGVHQLKYLKCVIKETLRLHPVVPLLIPRESSKNCVVNGFEIPAKTRVIVNAWAIGRDPNYWVEPEKFEPERFVNSSVDFMGTNFEFIPFGAGRRICPGILFAQPNVELPLAQLLFHFDWKLPGGMKQEDLDMTEKFGVSMKRENDLVLVPSPYHASITIA; this is encoded by the exons ATGGAGTTCCGGATATCCTTATTCCAGCTCCTCATCAGCTTCCTCCTGGTTTTGTTTATGGTAATCACAAGTGTAAGGAAATCAAAAGCTAAGAATTTAACTCAAAAGTTGATTCCAGGGCCATGGAAATTACCATTGATAGGAAATCTGCACCAGCTCGCCGCTTCTGGTCTACCCCATCGCACCTTACGTGACTTGGCTACGAAACATGGTGACTTCATGCATCTGCAACTCGGTCAAGTTTCCACCGTGGTCGTTTCTTCTCCAGAAATGGCTAAAGAGATTATGAAAACACATGATATCGTCTTTGCTAATAGGCCTTTTCTCGTTGTGGCCAAGATAACAACTTATGAGTGCACTGATATTGTCTTTGCACCATATGGAACCTATTGGAGAAATCTGAGGAAAATTTGCACATCGGAGCTTCTGAGTGCAGCTCGGGTCGCTTCCTTCCGATCCATAAGAGAAGAGGAAGTGTTGAATCTTGTCGAAACCATAAAATCAAATGAAGGGTTGGCTGTGAATCTGACCGAGAAAGTTTTTTCAATGAGTTATGCAATAACAGCGAGGGCAGCCTTTGGCAAGAAATGCAAAGACCAAGAAGCTTTCATATCAGTTGTTGCTGAGGAAAGCAAGGTTAACTCGGGTTTTTTTGTTTCCGAATTTTTTCCTTCACTTAAATTCTTGGATGTTGTTTCTGGTCTAAAGCATAGAGTTGAAAAGATTCATGGAGAAACTGACAGGATAGTTGGGAACATAGTTAATGATCACAAAGAAAGTAGAGCAAAAGGCAGAAGTGAAGATGAATACCGGGAAGATTTGGTTGATCTTCTTTTAAGGCTTCAGGAGGATGGCGAATTTCCCTTAACTGACAACAACATCAAAGCTATCCTCTTT GACGTTTTCAGTGCCGGAAGTGAGACATCAGCAACAGCCGTAGAATGGGCAATGTCGGAAATGATTAAAAACCCAAGAGTTATGACAAAAGCACAAGCAGAGGTAAGGCAAGTGTTTGAAGGCAAAGGAAATGTGGATGAAACAGGCGTTcatcaacttaaatatctcaagTGTGTTATAAAAGAAACCTTAAGACTGCACCCTGTTGTACCTTTATTGATTCCAAGAGAAAGTAGCAAGAATTGTGTGGTTAATGGATTTGAAATACCTGCAAAGACCAGAGTCATTGTGAATGCATGGGCAATCGGGAGAGATCCGAATTATTGGGTTGAGCCTGAAAAGTTTGAGCCTGAAAGGTTTGTAAACAGTTCAGTAGATTTCATGGGGACAAATTTCGAGTTCATCCCATTTGGGGCAGGAAGGAGGATATGTCCAGGCATATTATTCGCACAGCCAAATGTAGAGCTGCCACTTGCCCAACTGTTGTTCCATTTTGATTGGAAATTGCCGGGGGGAATGAAGCAAGAAGATTTGGACATGACTGAGAAGTTCGGTGTATCTATGAAGAGGGAAAATGATCTTGTCCTAGTTCCGAGTCCTTACCATGCTTCCATTACAATTGCCTAG